A part of Clostridium novyi genomic DNA contains:
- the tnpA gene encoding IS200/IS605 family transposase, which translates to MDSNSLSHTKWNCKYHIVFAPKFRRREIYGDRKIEIGKILRQLCEWKGVEIIEANVCVDHIHMLVSIPPKMSISSFVGFLKGKSSLMIFEKFANLRYRYGNRHFWCKGYYVDTVGRNKKAITEYIKNQQKEDMISDQISLKEYMDPFKGSK; encoded by the coding sequence ATGGATAGTAATAGTTTATCACATACAAAATGGAATTGTAAATATCATATAGTGTTTGCACCTAAGTTTAGAAGAAGAGAAATATATGGAGATAGGAAAATAGAGATAGGAAAAATATTAAGGCAATTATGTGAGTGGAAAGGTGTAGAAATAATAGAAGCCAATGTATGTGTAGATCATATACATATGTTAGTATCGATACCACCTAAAATGAGTATATCTAGTTTTGTAGGGTTTTTAAAAGGGAAAAGTAGTTTAATGATATTTGAAAAGTTTGCAAATTTAAGATATAGATATGGAAATAGACATTTTTGGTGCAAAGGATATTATGTAGATACAGTAGGAAGAAATAAAAAAGCAATTACGGAATATATAAAAAATCAACAAAAAGAAGATATGATATCAGATCAAATAAGCTTAAAAGAGTATATGGACCCTTTTAAGGGTAGCAAGTAA
- the def gene encoding peptide deformylase has product MAIKNIVTVENKLLRRKSKRIDRIDDEVLELIQDLKDTLYSGDGVGLAAPQIGILKRAFIIDLRDGNGPLILLNPKILKKIGKYEDGEGCLSYPGYEGIVVRPRKVVVSGMNEKGENVQYEATGLMARAICHETDHLDGILYMDLAKKMYKIPTQDEQK; this is encoded by the coding sequence ATGGCCATTAAGAATATAGTTACAGTGGAAAATAAATTATTGAGAAGAAAAAGCAAAAGAATAGATAGAATAGACGATGAGGTATTAGAATTAATACAAGATTTAAAAGATACTTTATACTCAGGTGATGGAGTTGGACTTGCAGCTCCACAAATAGGTATTTTAAAAAGAGCATTTATAATAGATTTAAGAGATGGAAATGGTCCATTAATTTTATTAAATCCTAAAATATTAAAAAAAATAGGAAAATATGAAGATGGAGAAGGGTGTTTAAGCTATCCAGGATATGAAGGTATAGTTGTACGTCCTAGAAAAGTTGTAGTTTCTGGAATGAATGAAAAAGGTGAAAATGTTCAGTATGAAGCTACAGGATTAATGGCTAGAGCAATATGTCACGAAACAGATCATTTAGATGGTATACTATATATGGATTTAGCTAAAAAAATGTATAAAATACCAACACAGGATGAACAAAAGTAA
- a CDS encoding V-type ATP synthase subunit D, translating into MARLNVNPTRMELTKLKKRLTTAVRGHKLLKDKQDELMRRFIDLIKYNNELRKSVEVELGNSLKDFVMARALMSSEVLEEAIMYPKEKISVSVSTKNIMSVNVPEMKFKRLLEDDEGSIYPYGYANTSAELDNAIEKLYNILPKLLELAGVEKSTQLMADEIEKTRRRVNALEYMTIPRLQETIRYIQMKLEENERGALTRLMKVKSMLEKQKESV; encoded by the coding sequence ATAGCTAGGTTAAATGTAAATCCAACTAGAATGGAACTTACAAAACTAAAAAAAAGACTTACTACTGCTGTCCGTGGACATAAACTTTTAAAAGACAAACAGGATGAACTCATGAGAAGATTTATAGATTTAATTAAATATAACAATGAACTAAGAAAAAGTGTTGAAGTGGAACTTGGAAACTCACTTAAAGATTTTGTAATGGCAAGAGCGTTAATGTCATCAGAAGTATTGGAAGAAGCTATAATGTATCCAAAGGAAAAGATATCTGTAAGTGTTAGTACAAAGAATATAATGAGTGTAAATGTACCTGAAATGAAGTTTAAAAGGTTACTTGAGGATGATGAGGGTAGTATATATCCTTATGGATATGCTAATACTTCTGCTGAATTAGATAATGCAATAGAAAAACTTTATAATATACTTCCTAAATTATTAGAGCTTGCAGGAGTAGAAAAGTCTACTCAATTAATGGCGGATGAAATTGAAAAAACAAGAAGAAGAGTTAATGCACTTGAGTATATGACTATTCCTAGACTTCAAGAAACTATAAGATATATACAAATGAAACTAGAAGAAAATGAAAGAGGAGCACTTACGAGGTTGATGAAGGTTAAGAGTATGCTTGAAAAACAAAAAGAAAGTGTATAA
- a CDS encoding V-type ATP synthase subunit B — translation MFKEYKTVREVVGPLMLVDGTRGVTYDELVEIELQTGELRHGKVLEISEDKALIQLFEGSTGINLKDTKTRFLGRPLEIGLSEDMLGRVFDGLGRPKDGGPKIIPEEKRDINGEPLNPFSRDYPSEFIQTGVSAIDGLNTLVRGQKLPVFSGSGLPHAELAAQIARQARVLGSNSKFAVVFAAMGITFEEAQFFIEDFTKTGSIDRTVLFMNLANDPAVERIATPRIALTTAEFLAYEKGMHVLVIMTDMTNYAEALREVSAARKEVPGRRGYPGYLYTDLSTLYERAGRVKGKPGSITQIPILTMPEDDKTHPIPDLTGYITEGQIILSRELYKKGIMPPIDVLPSLSRLKDKGIGQGKTREDHADTMNQLFAGYAQGKQAKELAVILGESALSETDRAYAKFADAFEKEYVSQGFNTNRTIEDTLNLGWKLLRILPRVELKRIRDEYLEKYLNTEEGE, via the coding sequence ATGTTTAAGGAGTATAAAACTGTTAGAGAAGTAGTCGGACCTTTAATGCTAGTAGATGGAACACGAGGAGTGACATATGATGAATTAGTTGAAATAGAGTTACAAACTGGTGAGTTAAGGCATGGTAAGGTTCTTGAAATTTCTGAGGATAAAGCATTAATTCAGTTATTTGAAGGATCTACAGGAATAAACTTAAAAGATACTAAAACAAGGTTTTTAGGTAGACCTCTTGAAATTGGATTATCTGAAGATATGCTTGGAAGGGTATTTGATGGACTTGGAAGACCAAAAGATGGAGGGCCTAAAATAATTCCAGAAGAAAAGCGAGATATTAATGGAGAACCATTAAATCCATTTTCAAGAGATTATCCATCTGAATTTATTCAAACGGGTGTATCTGCAATTGATGGTCTTAATACTTTAGTAAGAGGACAAAAATTGCCGGTGTTTTCAGGATCGGGTCTTCCACATGCTGAACTTGCAGCCCAGATAGCAAGGCAAGCTAGGGTATTGGGGTCTAATTCCAAGTTTGCAGTTGTATTTGCTGCAATGGGAATAACTTTTGAGGAAGCACAATTTTTTATAGAAGATTTTACAAAAACAGGTTCAATAGATAGAACGGTTTTATTTATGAATCTTGCAAATGATCCAGCAGTTGAAAGAATAGCAACTCCAAGAATAGCACTGACTACTGCAGAATTTTTAGCTTATGAAAAAGGTATGCATGTTCTTGTAATAATGACTGATATGACAAATTATGCAGAAGCATTACGTGAAGTATCAGCAGCAAGAAAAGAAGTACCAGGAAGAAGAGGATATCCAGGATATTTATATACAGATCTTTCTACATTATATGAAAGGGCAGGAAGGGTAAAAGGAAAACCAGGTTCCATTACACAAATTCCTATACTTACAATGCCAGAAGATGATAAAACACATCCAATTCCTGATCTTACAGGATATATAACAGAAGGTCAGATAATTTTATCAAGAGAATTATATAAAAAGGGAATAATGCCACCAATAGATGTGCTTCCATCACTATCAAGGCTTAAAGATAAAGGGATAGGACAAGGCAAGACAAGAGAAGATCATGCAGATACTATGAATCAATTATTTGCAGGATATGCTCAAGGTAAGCAAGCTAAAGAACTTGCTGTAATACTTGGAGAATCAGCTTTATCTGAAACTGATAGAGCATATGCAAAGTTTGCAGATGCATTTGAAAAGGAGTATGTATCTCAAGGCTTTAATACTAATAGAACTATAGAAGACACGTTAAATCTTGGATGGAAACTACTAAGAATACTTCCAAGAGTAGAACTTAAAAGAATTAGGGATGAGTATTTAGAGAAATATTTAAACACAGAAGAAGGTGAGTAA
- a CDS encoding V-type ATP synthase subunit A, translating into MKKGRVIKVSGPLVIAEGMEEASIYDLVKVGEKRLIGEIIEMRGDNASIQVYEETTGLGPGAPVISTGEPLSVELGPGLIESMFDGIQRPLKAISEKAGSYLTKGIEVPSLNRERKWHFFPSAKPGDKVKPGYILGNVEETEVVNHKIMIPYGIEGEVINIFEGDFTVEDVVAEINTKDGIKKVKLMQKWPVRKGRPYSKKLNPEAPLVTGQRIIDTFFPVAKGGAAAVPGPFGSGKTVVQHQLAKWGDAEIVVYIGCGERGNEMTDVLNEFPELKDPKTGESLMKRTVLIANTSNMPVAAREACIYTGITIAEYFRDMGYSVALMADSTSRWAEALREMSGRLEEMPGDEGYPAYLGSRLADFYERAGKVICLGENEREGAITAIGAVSPPGGDLSEPVTQATLRIVKVFWGLDAQLAYRRHFPAINWLNSYSLYLESIGRWMNENISDKWVNLRTRAMVLLQEEANLEEIVRLVGIDALSEADRLKLEVAKSIREDYLMQNAFHDVDTYSSLKKQYKMLKLVLAFQDDAERALRSGVYLDKITSMLEMRDKIARAKFIPEDNIDKIDEIREELKEEIDRLIAEEGVEHV; encoded by the coding sequence TTGAAGAAAGGAAGAGTTATAAAAGTTTCGGGACCTTTAGTTATAGCTGAAGGAATGGAAGAAGCTAGTATATATGACCTTGTTAAAGTTGGGGAAAAACGACTTATAGGTGAAATAATTGAAATGAGAGGCGATAATGCATCAATTCAAGTTTATGAAGAAACTACGGGACTTGGACCAGGAGCTCCTGTAATTTCAACAGGAGAACCTTTAAGTGTTGAATTAGGACCAGGACTTATAGAATCTATGTTTGATGGTATTCAAAGGCCCCTTAAAGCTATATCGGAAAAAGCAGGTAGTTATTTAACAAAGGGTATTGAAGTACCCTCATTAAATAGAGAGAGAAAATGGCACTTTTTCCCTAGTGCTAAACCTGGAGATAAAGTTAAACCAGGTTATATATTAGGAAATGTAGAAGAAACGGAAGTGGTAAATCATAAAATAATGATTCCCTATGGTATTGAAGGAGAAGTTATTAATATTTTTGAAGGAGATTTTACTGTAGAAGATGTAGTTGCAGAAATAAATACTAAAGACGGTATTAAGAAAGTAAAGCTTATGCAAAAGTGGCCAGTAAGGAAAGGAAGACCATATTCTAAAAAACTAAACCCTGAAGCACCTCTAGTTACAGGACAAAGAATTATAGATACATTTTTTCCAGTAGCTAAAGGTGGTGCAGCGGCAGTACCGGGACCATTTGGAAGTGGTAAAACTGTAGTTCAACATCAATTAGCTAAATGGGGAGATGCTGAAATAGTTGTATATATAGGATGTGGAGAGCGGGGAAATGAAATGACTGATGTTCTTAATGAATTCCCAGAGCTTAAAGATCCTAAAACAGGGGAATCTCTTATGAAGAGAACGGTATTAATAGCAAATACATCAAATATGCCCGTTGCTGCTCGTGAAGCTTGTATATATACAGGGATAACTATAGCTGAATATTTTAGAGATATGGGATATTCTGTAGCACTCATGGCAGATTCCACCTCTCGTTGGGCAGAGGCTTTAAGAGAAATGTCGGGAAGACTTGAAGAAATGCCAGGTGATGAAGGATATCCAGCTTATTTAGGATCAAGACTTGCTGACTTCTATGAAAGAGCGGGGAAAGTTATATGTCTTGGTGAAAATGAAAGAGAAGGAGCTATTACTGCAATAGGAGCTGTATCTCCTCCAGGGGGAGATTTATCAGAGCCAGTAACACAAGCTACATTAAGAATAGTTAAAGTCTTTTGGGGATTAGATGCTCAATTAGCATATAGAAGACATTTCCCAGCTATAAACTGGTTGAATTCATATTCATTATATTTAGAAAGTATAGGAAGATGGATGAATGAAAATATATCTGATAAGTGGGTTAATCTAAGAACTAGAGCTATGGTACTTTTACAAGAAGAAGCAAATCTTGAGGAAATAGTTAGACTTGTTGGTATAGATGCTCTTTCAGAAGCTGATAGATTAAAGCTTGAAGTAGCAAAATCTATAAGAGAAGATTATTTAATGCAGAATGCATTCCATGATGTAGATACTTATTCGTCATTAAAAAAACAATATAAGATGTTAAAACTAGTTCTTGCATTTCAGGATGATGCAGAACGTGCCTTAAGATCAGGTGTATATTTAGATAAAATAACTTCTATGTTAGAAATGAGGGATAAAATAGCTAGAGCTAAATTTATACCTGAAGATAATATTGATAAAATAGATGAAATAAGGGAAGAGTTAAAAGAAGAAATAGATAGGTTAATAGCGGAAGAAGGTGTTGAGCATGTTTAA
- a CDS encoding V-type ATP synthase subunit F, whose product MYKIGVVGDKDSVLAFKAIGIDVYTVLKSEEAKKIIDKMAISKYAVIFVTEQIAKNIEETIERYNKSTLPAIILIPSNQGSLNIGMQRIRDNVEKAVGVNIL is encoded by the coding sequence ATGTATAAAATAGGGGTTGTTGGAGATAAAGATTCTGTGTTAGCTTTTAAAGCTATAGGAATTGATGTATATACTGTTTTGAAATCCGAAGAAGCTAAAAAAATAATAGATAAGATGGCTATAAGTAAATATGCAGTTATATTTGTTACTGAACAGATAGCTAAAAATATAGAAGAAACTATAGAAAGATATAATAAAAGCACACTTCCAGCAATTATATTGATTCCAAGCAATCAAGGATCTTTAAATATTGGAATGCAAAGAATCAGAGATAATGTAGAAAAGGCAGTAGGAGTTAATATTTTATAA
- a CDS encoding V-type ATP synthase subunit C: MNNIKYVQAVPRIRAVENKLLDKAKIQRLLDSTSASEAFKILQETSYGLIMGEVKKLEDYEIILNEELKKLYSFMYEVSPQKDLIDIMSIRYDYHNIKVLLKSKILEKSFKEILIPIGVININNLTNCILNEEYKELPKLMRESIEKSIYEFKINNDPQKIDIVIDKYMYMDMLMRAERLGNSYILKFLKINIDLVNIKTLVRVKKQNKSRKFLESVLIEGGSIQVGELIDIYNLSVESISSKIQYTDYVDVVRVGIDEYIKTENLKIFEKLCDNFIMNFIKDAKYISFGPEPLIAYILAKENEIKIIRIIMVGKINNIDSQVIGERLREIYV; this comes from the coding sequence ATGAATAATATTAAATATGTTCAGGCTGTTCCACGAATAAGAGCAGTTGAAAATAAACTACTTGATAAAGCTAAAATACAAAGATTATTAGATAGTACTTCTGCAAGTGAGGCTTTTAAGATATTACAAGAAACAAGTTATGGACTTATAATGGGGGAAGTTAAAAAACTTGAAGATTATGAAATTATACTAAATGAAGAGTTAAAAAAATTATATTCTTTTATGTATGAAGTATCTCCACAAAAAGATTTAATAGATATTATGTCTATTAGATATGATTATCATAATATAAAGGTATTATTAAAATCAAAAATTTTAGAGAAAAGTTTTAAAGAAATTTTAATACCTATTGGTGTAATAAATATTAATAATTTAACTAATTGTATATTAAATGAAGAATATAAAGAGCTTCCTAAATTAATGAGAGAATCAATAGAAAAGTCAATATATGAATTTAAGATTAATAATGATCCTCAAAAGATAGATATAGTAATTGATAAATATATGTATATGGATATGCTAATGAGAGCTGAAAGATTAGGTAATTCTTATATATTAAAATTTTTAAAAATTAACATAGATTTAGTTAATATAAAAACATTAGTTAGAGTAAAAAAACAAAATAAATCTAGAAAATTTTTAGAAAGTGTTTTAATAGAAGGTGGTTCTATACAAGTAGGAGAATTAATTGATATATATAATCTAAGTGTTGAAAGTATATCTAGTAAAATTCAATATACTGATTATGTTGATGTTGTAAGAGTTGGTATAGATGAATATATAAAAACTGAAAATTTAAAAATTTTTGAAAAACTTTGTGATAATTTCATTATGAATTTTATAAAAGATGCTAAATATATTAGTTTTGGACCAGAACCATTGATTGCATATATTTTGGCTAAGGAAAATGAAATTAAAATAATTAGAATAATAATGGTAGGAAAAATTAACAATATTGATTCTCAGGTAATAGGGGAAAGGTTGCGTGAGATTTATGTATAA
- a CDS encoding V-type ATP synthase subunit E: MSNIENLTSKIIENAKSTAKDIIDKAKEKENNIISKKVSIAEKERNIILSKAKDESKLKKQRIISNANLQVRDMNLSAKIEVLDKVFNDSIQKLNGMTTSEMINFIRNSILSSEIDGDEEIIIDSSNLVITPQFVEELNKELKSKGKIGKLKLSSENRNIGGGYILAKNGIEINNTFDFLVKSLRDDIESEVAKVLFS; encoded by the coding sequence ATGTCTAATATTGAAAACTTAACTAGTAAGATTATAGAGAATGCAAAATCTACTGCAAAAGATATCATAGATAAAGCTAAAGAAAAGGAAAATAATATAATATCTAAAAAAGTAAGTATAGCTGAAAAAGAAAGAAATATAATATTATCTAAAGCAAAGGATGAATCAAAATTAAAAAAGCAGAGAATTATTTCTAATGCTAATTTGCAAGTCAGAGATATGAATCTATCAGCAAAAATAGAAGTCTTAGATAAAGTATTTAATGATTCTATACAGAAGTTAAATGGAATGACTACATCAGAAATGATAAATTTTATAAGAAATAGTATTTTATCATCAGAGATAGATGGAGATGAAGAAATTATAATTGATTCTAGTAATCTTGTAATTACACCTCAATTTGTAGAGGAATTAAATAAGGAATTAAAGTCAAAAGGAAAAATAGGAAAACTTAAATTGAGTTCGGAAAATAGAAATATTGGTGGTGGATATATACTAGCTAAAAATGGTATAGAAATAAATAATACTTTTGATTTCTTAGTTAAATCTTTAAGAGATGATATAGAATCTGAGGTAGCAAAAGTTTTATTTAGTTAA
- a CDS encoding V-type ATP synthase subunit K — protein MKTFMEFMIENGGMILTLLGAGLATFLPGIGSARGIGIVGEAATGVVTEDPDKFGKALILELLPGTQGLYGFVTTIIILSKIGLITGKLLTISLGTGFLIFLASLPIAFAGWRSAISQARTAASGMTILAKKPEHVMKGVLFAVMVETYALLGFVSSLLMILFIQI, from the coding sequence ATGAAAACATTTATGGAATTTATGATTGAAAATGGAGGAATGATTCTTACATTATTAGGTGCTGGACTTGCAACTTTTTTACCAGGAATAGGATCGGCCAGAGGAATAGGAATAGTAGGTGAAGCAGCAACTGGAGTTGTCACTGAAGATCCTGATAAATTTGGTAAAGCGTTAATTCTTGAATTATTACCAGGTACTCAAGGATTATATGGATTCGTTACTACAATTATAATTCTTTCAAAAATAGGTTTAATTACTGGAAAACTTTTAACTATAAGTTTAGGAACTGGATTTCTTATATTTCTTGCATCACTACCAATTGCTTTTGCTGGTTGGAGGTCAGCTATTTCACAAGCTAGAACAGCAGCATCTGGAATGACAATATTAGCAAAGAAACCTGAACATGTTATGAAAGGGGTACTTTTTGCAGTAATGGTTGAAACATATGCATTATTAGGATTTGTATCTTCTTTATTAATGATATTATTTATTCAAATATAG